The following coding sequences lie in one Erwinia amylovora genomic window:
- a CDS encoding phage holin, lambda family, with protein MRMPNNPNSWPDLYDVMHSWWRGETPIGAVLMACGMAVIRIAYTGGGWKKMILEGLLCGALTLTFASALEYPDLPKSISIAIGGGIGFIGVDAFRAFALRFIGNRFGVNDDNQRQLAFLFLTLLICIGCSVR; from the coding sequence ATGCGTATGCCTAACAATCCTAACTCCTGGCCAGATCTGTATGACGTGATGCATAGCTGGTGGCGTGGAGAAACGCCGATCGGCGCAGTACTGATGGCCTGTGGTATGGCGGTAATACGCATTGCCTATACGGGCGGCGGCTGGAAAAAGATGATCCTGGAAGGGCTGCTGTGTGGCGCGTTAACGCTCACCTTTGCTTCAGCCCTTGAATACCCCGACCTTCCAAAATCGATATCTATCGCTATTGGCGGTGGTATCGGATTTATCGGCGTGGACGCGTTTCGTGCGTTTGCGTTGCGTTTTATCGGCAATCGTTTCGGAGTTAATGATGACAACCAGCGGCAGTTAGCATTCCTGTTTTTAACATTACTGATATGTATTGGTTGCTCTGTGAGGTGA
- a CDS encoding type II toxin-antitoxin system HicA family toxin yields the protein MKSSKLIERLEENGWTLVRVKGSHHTFKNPDFTDLVTVPHPSKDIKPGTLRQILKKAGIK from the coding sequence CTGAAGAGTTCGAAACTGATAGAGCGGTTAGAAGAAAATGGATGGACGTTGGTAAGGGTAAAAGGGAGTCACCACACGTTCAAAAATCCAGATTTTACTGACTTAGTCACAGTACCCCATCCCAGCAAGGATATTAAACCTGGAACTCTCAGGCAGATATTGAAGAAGGCCGGGATCAAGTAA
- a CDS encoding type II toxin-antitoxin system HicB family antitoxin produces MHYPAFIEIDKDGTASGWFPDVDGCIFAGDSIDDAYADAQSAIDAHFEALTENDMEIPVPKTMQDHITKDAAQYTAGQWALVWVNMDKFDGRAERINITLPHRLLHQIDDVVRNKPEYKSRSGFIASATRNELHKAV; encoded by the coding sequence ATGCATTACCCAGCATTTATTGAGATCGACAAAGACGGTACGGCCAGCGGGTGGTTTCCCGATGTAGATGGCTGTATTTTTGCCGGAGACTCCATTGATGATGCCTATGCTGACGCACAAAGCGCCATTGATGCGCACTTTGAAGCGTTGACCGAAAATGATATGGAAATTCCTGTACCTAAAACTATGCAGGACCACATCACAAAAGATGCGGCGCAATACACAGCTGGCCAGTGGGCGCTGGTATGGGTAAACATGGATAAGTTTGATGGACGGGCAGAGAGGATTAACATCACGCTGCCGCACCGGTTATTACACCAAATTGACGATGTTGTCAGAAACAAACCAGAGTACAAGAGCCGGAGCGGATTCATTGCCTCTGCTACGCGTAACGAGTTACACAAAGCAGTTTAG